In the Bos indicus x Bos taurus breed Angus x Brahman F1 hybrid chromosome 20, Bos_hybrid_MaternalHap_v2.0, whole genome shotgun sequence genome, one interval contains:
- the CEP72 gene encoding centrosomal protein of 72 kDa isoform X8 codes for MLPGLQQLDDRPVRESERRASRLHFGSEESLDSEQSFPSVFREERPHHSRVKCTDSSAKKCLVMDADDEAVLSLIAECEWDLSNPPGGMSSSQKESEASLQTSQEESRHRLSPQSVQHQCGDSLWKGPERRRNSSRAGCVEPRLQDQRCGELPPQRFTPDSTETEDSGASSQKSSVSTQKMLNPLPAPEKYRKRRMPGGRFQAPADEACLSCLEGSLSVSRRSSSEGWGQATSSLSATPGPEQPRPPSASEACPKLHSTALPGKKATLEALLLEALLDLVDRHWSGRRSLHSSEAFLAQARHILSSVQEFTTTQDTSTTVNEEISSLTLENKSLHSRLTELQQQYGVKMTEVVLELSDTRKEMDYLRQHLDRSLEESSSLKSLLLSMKKDVRTADAPSALNLQISGLQASMKRLSGELVELRQHLEHYDKIQELTQMLQESHRCRPRPSPQPPGQCAVPGSLHTAPGVVLDCSLGKWRCHLTPWPSFCEETCGESGWCLERGPRPGGKTGGALPRPLLPCPSPLSG; via the exons ACCTCATCACTCCAGAGTCAAGTGCACTGACTCCTCCGCCAAGAAGTGCTTGGTCATGGATGCGGATGACGAGGCGGTCCTGAGCCTCATTGCCGAGTGCGAGTGGGACCTGAGCAACCCTCCTGGGGGCATGAGTTCCAGCCAGAAGGAGTCAGAGGCCAGCCTCCAGACCTCCCAAG AAGAGTCTCGGCACCGACTGAGCCCTCAGTCAGTCCAGCACCAGTGCGGGGACTCTCTGTGGAAGGGCCCTGAGCGGCGCAGGAACAGCTCCAGGGCGGGCTGCGTGGAGCCGAGGCTGCAGGACCAGCGCTGTGGCGAGCTCCCCCCACAGCGCTTCACCCCAG ACTCCACGGAGACTGAGGACTCAGGTGCTTCTTCTCAGAAGTCCAGCGTGTCGACACAAAAAATGTTAAACCCCTTACCTGCTCCTGAGAAGTACAGGAAGCGGAGGATGCCTGGTGGGAGGTTCCAGGCGCCTGCAGACGAGGCCTGTCTCAGCTGTCTGGAGGGGAGCCTGAGTGTGAGCCGGAGGAGCAGTTCGGAGGGCTGGGGCCAGGCCACCTCTTCCCTCTCAGCCACCCCGGGGCCTGAGCAGCCAAGACCGCCCAGCGCCAGCGAg GCATGTCCCAAACTGCACTCCACCGCGCTGCCCGGGAAGAAGGCCACCCTGGAGGCGCTGCTCCTGGAAGCGCTCCTTGACCTGGTGGACAGGCACTGGAGTGGCCGCAGGtccctgcacagcagtgaagccttccttg CTCAGGCAAGACACATTTTGTCGTCTGTTCAAGAGTTTACAACCACTCAGGACACTTCGACAACTGTGAATGAAGAAATTAGCTCCCTGACTCTGGAAAATAAGTCTTTGCACAGTCGCCTTACTGAGCTGCAGCAACAGTACGGCGTGAAGATGACTGAGGTGGTGTTGGAACTCAGCGACACGCGGAAGGAGATG GATTATCTGAGGCAGCATCTGGACAGATCTCTGGAGGAGAGCAGTAGCTTGAAGTCGCTTTTGTTGAGCATGAAGAAAGATGTGAGGACCGCTGACGCTCCGTCCGCATTGAACCTGCAGATCTCCG GACTCCAGGCGAGCATGAAGCGGCTCTCGGGCGAGCTTGTGGAGCTCAGGCAGCACCTGGAGCACTACGACAAGATCCAGGAGCTCACGCAGATGCTGCAGGAGAGCCACAGGTGCCGCCCGCGGCCCTCCCCGCAGCCTCCGGGGCAGTGCGCGGTGCCTGGTAGCCTGCACACAGCCCCTGGTGTGGTTCTCGACTGTTCTCTGGGAAAGTGGAGATGCCACCTCACTCCCTGGCCCAGTTTTTGTGAAGAGACCTGTGGGGAGAGTGGGTGGTGTCTGGAGAGGGGACCCCGGCCGGGGGGTAAAACGGGCGGCGCCCTCCCCCGTCCTCTGCTcccttgcccctccccactgTCGGGCTGA